A window of Pullulanibacillus sp. KACC 23026 genomic DNA:
GGGGATGTCTTGATTCTTGATTTGAACCTGGTGCAATTTAAATTTCCAATTTTTTTGCGGGTCATAAGGGTCCTTCTTTATCGGGTAATAAGGCAGATGTGAGCCTCCCCATACATGATGATTGCCTTCAGTGATGCCGCCGTTACTTGCAGAATAAAAGGCTTCAATTAAATGATTCTTATAGGTTAAGACTTCTCCTTTTGTTGCATCCACTGCTTTTGATGTTTGATCTTCCCACTGATACCCTCCATATACTTGATAAGCGATCGTATCATTAATGGTCTCGTGAAGATGGTGGGAGGCATAAGTTCTGGCCGCAATCGCCTGAGATTTGAGGGTTTCTAGATCCCAACCTGCAAACACCTCAAAAGGAACAACACCTTTTAAATAATCTTCAAGGGGAAGCTGATTAATGGGACGTATATACTTTTTGTCTTCAATCTCAAAGTTAAGAGCCCCTAAGTAGTTCCGATCATTTACAGATATAAAATGTCCGGTATCATAGTCACTAGGAATGAGCATAAAGGACGTTCCAACATGGAAGGTATCGGTGTTGCCTTTTAAAACGAGCTGGCCCTTATTAAGATTTAATCGATAGTTCACTCCTTCTTTTAAATGAATTACAGGATCTAACGAGACATAGTCTCCATGAAGTTGAATCGAGACACGAGCGGTATCTTTTAAGTAATTGACTAATTTAATTGACATCATTTCTTCTGCTTGACTGACATTTGGAAGACTGAGTAATAGTAGCAGCACAGTTGACATTAATAAGTACTTCATACCGTTAGATTTTCTTTTCGTTCATCTTAGCATTCACAATCTTAAACCCATAAATGTAAAAAAATGTATCGGAATAATGAAAACCTTTCTCGTTAAAAAGCAATACAAAGGAGGCAAGCTTGTGAAACCTAAAGAATTCAAAGGAATTCATAACGATTCCTCATCGGTTGAAGAAGGCTATTTAGTTATGGACTGGATGAAACTTGCGGATACTGTTCAAGCAGATACAGACTTAGGAACTGTCATTAGAAAGATGACCACTCACCCTTCCCCAGACCAAGACCAAGACTGGATCATAACTGATTCAGATGGCCATTATCTCGGAATCGTTACCCCCATTGATCTTTTGAAGCTTTTACAATCAGGTGCCAAACTGGATGATCCCATTCCGATTTCTCTATTGACGAAAAGGAAGACCGTTAATTTATATGACTCCATTGTCGAAGTGCCTCTAGGAGAAGACCGTTTATTTCCGGTAATCGACAATAGGGGGCGTATTCAAGGACAACTCACGAACAAGGCATTACTTTTCGCCTACCAGCAGCTTCTAAGAGAAAAAAGCGATGTAGCAGATGTGTTGGATATTATTCTGGAGACAGCCTACGAAGGGATTGCAGTAGTAAATAGTAAAGGGACCCTTATCAAAATGAACGAAGCCTACAAAAATTTCTTAGGCGTGAAAGATGAAGACGTCCTCTATAAATCAGTTGAAGAAGTGATTGAAAATACGCGGCTCCACATCACCGTACAAACGGGAATTCCTGAACGGGCAAAACTGCAGACCATACAAGGACAAAGTATGGTTGTTCACCGAATCCCGATTTGGCGAAATAATAAAATTATGGGTGCTGTTGGAATTCTGATATTTGAAGGGGTTACCGAGCTTTACAAAGTATTAGAGAAGGCGATTGAAGAAAATAGAAGTGTTGATGACATCAAGCATGCCAATCCCTTTAACAAGATGGACAAGAAAAAACCATCGATTACTTTTGAAACCATTATTCATGAAAGTGAGGAAATGACTTATTGTAAAAGCATTGCGAGACGAGCGGCTCGAACAGAAGCGACCGTCTTGATAACCGGAGAAAGCGGTACAGGGAAAGAGATGTTCGCTCAAGCGATTCACAATATAAGTTCCCATTCAAAAGGTGAATTTGTAGCGGTGAACTGTGCAGCGATTCCTGAAAACCTCCTTGAATCTGAACTTTTTGGGTATGAGGAAGGAGCCTTTACTGGAGCGAAACGAGGCGGGCACAAAGGGCGATTTGAACTAGCAAATGGCGGTACCCTTTTTCTAGATGAGATTGGAGACATGCCGTTAATTATGCAAGCTAAGATTCTAAGGGTACTTCAAGAAAAGGAATTTCAACCTGTCGGCAGCAATCGCAGAGTGCCATTCACAGGGCGTGTCATTGCCGCGACACATGTCAACTTGGAAGCCTCTATTAAGAATGGTGAGTTTCGAGAAGATCTCTACTATCGTTTAAATGTTATTCATCTCCGTATTCCACCACTAAGAGAACGAAGACAGGATATCCCAGCTTTGCTATCGCACTTTCTACAACTGTTTTGCACGCGTTATAGATCACTCCCAAAAACGTTCAGTCTCCGAGCAGTGGAAGTTCTAATGACCTATGATTGGCCAGGGAATACGAGGGAAGTCATGAACCTTGTCGAACAACTGGTCACATTAGTTGTCGGGCCAGAAATTCAAATGAGTGATTTGCCAGAGCGATTTCTGACTCATTCTTCATTTGACTACAAGGAATCGATAGAAAATAAGGGACTTGAGAACATCAATTCGCCCATAAATATAGACCAGTTAAAGGAAAGTCAGAAAGCATTTGAAAAGAATGAAATTATGAGAATGCTTGAAGTGTGCAATGGGAATAAGAGTGAAGCAGCGAGAAGATTAGGCATTCATCGAACGACACTTTATCAAAAGCTAAAACGTCTCGGCATTGTGTAGAATTTTATCTACAGTTGCAGCAACACCTGTAGGGGTGAGTGTTGTTTAATAACTACATATCCTAAGAAGGAAGCCTTATTTTACCTGGTTTTATGTGTTGGCACAGTAATTGCATGAGGTATAACGAGAGAAGCAACAAACAGGAGGGATTCATATGGCAGCCTTTTCTTTACGTGTGCCAGGACACATTCATTACGGAGAACAAGCGTTTCAAATACTAGGTGAAGAGGCTTCTAAGTTTGGTAACAAAGCCTTAATTGTAAGCGATCACATTATGGAAAAGTTGGGATATGTACAAGAGAGTATCAATCTTTTAGAAAATGCGGGTGTCACCCCGTTTACTTTTTTAGGAATTGAATCTGAACCAACGGATGAATATGTGAAAGAAGCTTTAAATAGGGTGAAGAAGCATCAAGTGGATGTGGTGATTGCAGTAGGAGGCGGCAGTTGTATTGACACAGCTAAGGCCGTTGCCGTGCTTGCTACAAATGGTGGCTCGATTAGTGAATACATGGGGAATAAGCGTCTAGTAACGCAGGATTCCTTACCTCTGATCGCTGTTCCAACTACTGCGGGTACAGGTTCCGAAGCGACAGATGTCACGGTCATCACTAATACTTCAAATGACGTCAAAA
This region includes:
- a CDS encoding SpoIID/LytB domain-containing protein, yielding MSTVLLLLLSLPNVSQAEEMMSIKLVNYLKDTARVSIQLHGDYVSLDPVIHLKEGVNYRLNLNKGQLVLKGNTDTFHVGTSFMLIPSDYDTGHFISVNDRNYLGALNFEIEDKKYIRPINQLPLEDYLKGVVPFEVFAGWDLETLKSQAIAARTYASHHLHETINDTIAYQVYGGYQWEDQTSKAVDATKGEVLTYKNHLIEAFYSASNGGITEGNHHVWGGSHLPYYPIKKDPYDPQKNWKFKLHQVQIKNQDIPTLWNNPKDFRDIVESDPQMASTIKSWLKGKGYVGDLKILSIPQFEISDERNSSKRAYKGSITVHFVSNLMNGTLLFQSVKLENVPLSSIRPMIGGERFKSYLIEYSDKKRNVYIVKGKGYGHGVGMSQEGAKVMGNKGMTYKEILHFYFPGTKIQPLSEVNK
- a CDS encoding sigma 54-interacting transcriptional regulator — translated: MKPKEFKGIHNDSSSVEEGYLVMDWMKLADTVQADTDLGTVIRKMTTHPSPDQDQDWIITDSDGHYLGIVTPIDLLKLLQSGAKLDDPIPISLLTKRKTVNLYDSIVEVPLGEDRLFPVIDNRGRIQGQLTNKALLFAYQQLLREKSDVADVLDIILETAYEGIAVVNSKGTLIKMNEAYKNFLGVKDEDVLYKSVEEVIENTRLHITVQTGIPERAKLQTIQGQSMVVHRIPIWRNNKIMGAVGILIFEGVTELYKVLEKAIEENRSVDDIKHANPFNKMDKKKPSITFETIIHESEEMTYCKSIARRAARTEATVLITGESGTGKEMFAQAIHNISSHSKGEFVAVNCAAIPENLLESELFGYEEGAFTGAKRGGHKGRFELANGGTLFLDEIGDMPLIMQAKILRVLQEKEFQPVGSNRRVPFTGRVIAATHVNLEASIKNGEFREDLYYRLNVIHLRIPPLRERRQDIPALLSHFLQLFCTRYRSLPKTFSLRAVEVLMTYDWPGNTREVMNLVEQLVTLVVGPEIQMSDLPERFLTHSSFDYKESIENKGLENINSPINIDQLKESQKAFEKNEIMRMLEVCNGNKSEAARRLGIHRTTLYQKLKRLGIV